A section of the Pseudomonas lini genome encodes:
- a CDS encoding DUF6124 family protein yields MFKATPNPPETDDVSPYESLDSKKFHEAADRALDHYLNPSALKSPATRKPSTMYMIAPDIKDEDLLAHTCESLAQASVMASDFAGYLEGPHRHTAMAIQQIVMLAELAVNRMLDNVAIPKPAPHS; encoded by the coding sequence ATGTTCAAAGCCACACCGAATCCCCCAGAAACCGACGACGTTTCCCCCTACGAATCCCTCGACTCAAAAAAATTCCACGAAGCCGCTGACCGCGCGCTCGATCACTACCTCAACCCATCCGCCCTCAAATCACCCGCGACCCGCAAACCGAGCACGATGTATATGATTGCGCCGGATATCAAAGACGAAGACCTGTTGGCCCACACCTGTGAATCGTTGGCCCAGGCCAGTGTGATGGCGAGTGATTTTGCGGGGTATCTGGAAGGGCCGCACCGGCACACGGCGATGGCGATTCAACAGATCGTCATGCTGGCCGAACTGGCGGTGAACCGGATGCTGGATAACGTTGCCATCCCAAAACCTGCGCCGCACAGCTGA
- a CDS encoding ABC transporter permease, translating to MLLSLYRSLWGYRGFILGSVKREFQARYRNSLFGALWTVLNPLSMIVVYTVIFSHIMRARLPGVDDGMAYSIYLCAGLLTWGLFSEITLRSQNMFLENANLLKKISFPRICLPVIVLFNAGINFAIIIGLFLGFLLITGRLPGMALLALLPLLALQVMFCAGLGMILGVLNVFFRDVGQFFGICLQFWFWLTPIVYPMSILPEWVQRLLQLNPLTNLIGSYQNLFLYGQWPVWSSLLPIFVIGVLFCVIGLRLFRQRVGEMVDEL from the coding sequence ATGTTGCTTTCCCTGTATCGCTCGCTGTGGGGCTATCGAGGTTTCATCCTCGGTAGCGTCAAGCGAGAGTTTCAAGCGCGTTATCGCAATTCGCTGTTCGGTGCCCTGTGGACCGTGCTCAATCCGCTGTCGATGATCGTCGTCTACACCGTAATTTTTTCCCACATCATGCGCGCACGCCTGCCGGGTGTGGATGACGGCATGGCCTACAGCATCTATCTATGCGCGGGGTTGCTGACCTGGGGGCTGTTCTCGGAAATCACCCTGCGCAGCCAGAACATGTTTTTGGAGAACGCCAACCTGCTGAAGAAAATCAGCTTCCCGAGAATCTGCCTGCCGGTGATCGTACTGTTCAACGCCGGCATCAACTTCGCAATCATCATCGGACTGTTCCTGGGTTTTCTACTGATCACTGGACGCCTGCCGGGCATGGCCCTGTTGGCGTTGCTGCCGCTGCTGGCGTTGCAAGTGATGTTCTGCGCCGGGCTGGGGATGATCCTCGGCGTGCTGAACGTGTTCTTTCGCGATGTCGGGCAATTCTTCGGCATCTGCCTGCAATTCTGGTTCTGGCTTACGCCGATCGTGTACCCGATGAGCATCCTGCCCGAGTGGGTCCAGCGGCTGTTACAACTCAACCCGCTGACGAACTTGATTGGCAGTTACCAGAACCTGTTCCTCTACGGCCAATGGCCGGTCTGGAGTTCGCTGCTGCCGATCTTCGTGATCGGCGTGTTGTTCTGCGTAATCGGGCTGCGGCTGTTTCGTCAGCGAGTCGGCGAAATGGTGGATGAACTCTGA
- a CDS encoding GDP-mannose 4,6-dehydratase, producing the protein MKKRLFVTGLSGFVGQHIQSRLKADASEWELLPAPSRYDLEQPESLEGLWPEMPDAVIHLAGQTFVPEAFRDPARTLNINLLGTLNLLQALKTRGFNGTFLYVSSGDVYGQVNETDLPITEGQPPCPRNPYAVSKLSAEFLSLQWGLSEGWPVLVARPFNHIGTGQKDSFVIASAARQISRIKQGLQAPQLEVGDIDVTRDFLDVGDVVSAYLTLLEKGAPGQVYNICSGREQSIRSLIEQLGDLAQVDMQLIQDPARLRRADQRRVCGSHAKLAQTTGWTPEITTQQSLRAILSDWEKRVRQE; encoded by the coding sequence TTGAAAAAGCGTCTGTTCGTCACGGGTCTGAGTGGATTCGTAGGACAACACATCCAATCTCGTCTGAAGGCTGATGCCTCGGAATGGGAACTGCTGCCTGCCCCTTCCCGGTACGATCTTGAACAGCCAGAAAGCCTTGAAGGCCTGTGGCCAGAGATGCCCGACGCGGTCATTCACCTGGCCGGCCAGACTTTCGTTCCCGAAGCCTTCCGTGATCCGGCGCGTACGCTGAATATCAACCTGCTGGGCACCCTCAACCTGCTTCAAGCCCTCAAGACCCGCGGCTTCAACGGTACCTTCCTGTACGTCAGCTCCGGTGACGTCTATGGCCAGGTCAACGAGACCGATCTGCCCATCACCGAAGGCCAGCCACCCTGCCCGCGCAATCCTTATGCCGTGAGCAAACTGTCGGCGGAGTTCCTGAGCCTGCAATGGGGCCTGAGCGAGGGCTGGCCGGTATTGGTTGCGCGCCCGTTCAACCATATCGGCACCGGGCAGAAAGACAGCTTCGTCATTGCCAGCGCTGCACGGCAGATCAGCCGGATCAAGCAAGGCCTGCAAGCACCGCAACTGGAAGTCGGTGACATCGATGTCACCCGCGACTTCCTTGATGTGGGCGATGTGGTGTCGGCCTACCTGACGTTGCTGGAAAAAGGCGCGCCGGGGCAGGTCTACAACATTTGCTCGGGGCGCGAGCAGAGCATTCGCAGTTTGATTGAACAGCTGGGGGACCTCGCCCAGGTCGATATGCAATTGATTCAGGATCCGGCGCGTCTTCGCCGCGCGGATCAGCGTCGCGTTTGTGGCAGCCACGCCAAGCTTGCCCAGACCACAGGATGGACGCCTGAAATCACAACACAACAATCCCTGCGGGCGATCCTGTCCGACTGGGAGAAGCGAGTACGACAAGAATGA
- a CDS encoding glycosyltransferase family 4 protein, which produces MTRLMVECTYVFQHPKVNSGIQRVVRNVINQLPERVDGVECIPVVMLKGKLYRVLKLSPSGIPFFNGLMEFGGRLERLAHRFWQLHQRLDKRCTSRWTRRALYVAYRLTALAGFSVPLRVIDRINQYHLPKRCSPLQHQPGDQLVLLDSSWHADFFPLAEQLKREGVGIVSVIYDLIPLTHPQFYDTRLVQIFNEWFDWIAKTADGYVAISATVRDQVREELHRRVGPAKAETLWFDYFHLGSELDLREETATVETRLTRLFDTPEPVFLMVSTIEPRKNHDYLLDAFELAWAAGSTARLCIAGRIGWKCDALLARVRNHPQLNTRLFMFNDLSDTSLEHAYSHASALVFASYVEGFGLPLVEAMQRGLPAMGSDIPVFREIGGEFMAYFDLAEPQSLADLVARFESSKQFPAALDVADWRWIGWREASAQMAERTLRNLVETPVVERQHANCP; this is translated from the coding sequence ATGACCCGTCTTATGGTGGAATGCACGTACGTGTTCCAGCATCCCAAGGTCAATTCGGGCATTCAGCGAGTGGTGCGCAACGTCATCAATCAGTTACCTGAACGCGTCGATGGCGTTGAGTGCATCCCTGTGGTGATGCTTAAAGGCAAGCTCTACCGGGTTCTGAAGCTGAGCCCTTCGGGCATCCCTTTTTTCAATGGGCTGATGGAATTCGGTGGGCGTCTGGAGCGATTGGCCCATCGTTTCTGGCAACTGCACCAGCGCCTCGACAAACGCTGCACATCGCGATGGACCCGGCGTGCGCTGTATGTGGCCTACCGCCTTACGGCACTGGCGGGGTTCAGCGTACCGTTGCGTGTGATTGACCGGATCAACCAATATCACCTGCCCAAACGTTGCTCGCCGCTGCAGCATCAACCGGGCGATCAATTAGTGTTGCTGGATTCGTCCTGGCACGCCGATTTCTTCCCGTTGGCCGAACAGCTCAAACGCGAAGGCGTGGGCATTGTCTCGGTGATCTACGACCTGATTCCCCTGACCCACCCGCAGTTCTACGACACGCGACTGGTGCAGATTTTCAACGAGTGGTTCGACTGGATCGCCAAAACCGCCGACGGCTACGTGGCGATTTCCGCCACGGTGCGCGATCAGGTGCGCGAGGAATTGCATCGTCGCGTCGGTCCTGCCAAAGCCGAGACCTTGTGGTTCGACTATTTCCACCTGGGCTCCGAGCTGGACCTGCGCGAAGAAACCGCCACCGTCGAAACGCGTTTGACACGGCTGTTCGATACCCCGGAACCGGTGTTTCTGATGGTCAGCACCATCGAGCCGCGCAAGAACCATGACTACTTGCTGGACGCCTTCGAACTCGCCTGGGCCGCAGGTTCCACCGCCCGTCTGTGCATCGCCGGGCGCATTGGCTGGAAGTGCGATGCCCTGCTCGCCCGGGTGCGCAATCACCCGCAGCTGAATACGCGACTGTTCATGTTTAACGACCTGAGCGACACCAGCCTCGAACACGCCTATTCCCACGCCAGTGCGCTGGTATTTGCGTCCTACGTCGAAGGCTTCGGCCTGCCACTGGTGGAAGCCATGCAGCGTGGCTTGCCGGCCATGGGCAGTGACATCCCGGTTTTCCGTGAAATAGGCGGCGAGTTCATGGCGTACTTCGACCTGGCCGAACCCCAAAGCCTGGCCGATCTGGTTGCTCGATTCGAGAGCAGCAAACAATTCCCGGCCGCCCTCGATGTGGCGGACTGGCGCTGGATCGGCTGGCGTGAAGCCAGTGCGCAAATGGCCGAACGGACCCTGCGCAACCTTGTGGAAACACCCGTGGTAGAGAGGCAACATGCGAATTGCCCTTAA
- a CDS encoding glycosyltransferase family 4 protein, with product MRVLHFFKTYLPDSVGGIEQVIFQLCESGAQHGIQGQVLTLSADPTPPVVQLGQHEVHRAKLDIQFASTGFSYSVFKQFREMAAEADVVNYHFPWPFMDLVHFFSGMNKPSVVTYHSDIIRQKHLLKLYRPLMNRFLASADRIVAASPNYLHTSDVLQQFQDKTRVIPYGLNKAGYPQADSERMDRWRQKLGDKFFLFVGVMRYYKGLHILLDALKDVDYPVVIVGAGPLEAELHAQAAALGLRNIHFLGRLGDEDKVALLQLSYAIVFPSHLRSEAFGISLLEGAMYGKPMISSEIGTGTSYINIHNETGLVVPPSHPQAFREAMRTLWENPTLAAEMGVKAEARYWQLFTAEEMGRKWTQLYEELLEEKSLSYA from the coding sequence ATGCGAGTTCTTCATTTTTTCAAGACGTACCTGCCTGACTCGGTCGGCGGGATCGAACAAGTGATCTTCCAGTTGTGCGAAAGCGGCGCCCAACATGGCATTCAAGGCCAGGTGCTGACCCTCAGTGCCGATCCGACACCGCCGGTGGTGCAGCTCGGGCAACACGAAGTGCATCGGGCCAAACTCGACATTCAGTTCGCTTCCACAGGCTTTTCTTACAGCGTCTTCAAGCAATTTCGCGAAATGGCCGCTGAAGCGGACGTGGTCAATTACCACTTCCCGTGGCCGTTCATGGACCTGGTGCATTTCTTCAGCGGCATGAACAAACCCAGCGTAGTGACCTACCACTCGGACATCATTCGCCAGAAACACCTGCTCAAACTTTACCGGCCACTGATGAACCGCTTTCTCGCCAGCGCTGACCGAATCGTCGCCGCCTCCCCCAACTATCTGCACACCAGTGACGTGTTGCAGCAGTTTCAGGACAAAACTCGAGTCATTCCCTACGGCCTGAACAAGGCCGGTTATCCACAGGCTGATAGCGAACGCATGGACCGTTGGCGGCAAAAGCTTGGGGATAAGTTTTTCCTGTTTGTGGGCGTGATGCGCTATTACAAAGGCCTGCACATCCTGCTCGACGCCTTGAAAGACGTGGACTACCCGGTGGTGATCGTCGGCGCCGGGCCGCTGGAAGCCGAACTGCACGCCCAGGCTGCGGCGTTGGGTTTGCGCAATATTCACTTCCTCGGGCGCTTAGGGGACGAAGACAAAGTCGCGCTGCTGCAACTGAGTTACGCGATCGTATTTCCGTCACACCTGCGCTCCGAAGCGTTCGGCATCTCGCTGCTTGAAGGCGCGATGTACGGCAAACCGATGATCTCCAGCGAAATCGGCACCGGCACCAGCTACATCAACATCCACAACGAAACCGGGCTGGTAGTGCCGCCGAGTCATCCACAGGCGTTCCGTGAAGCCATGCGCACGCTGTGGGAGAACCCGACGCTTGCAGCCGAAATGGGCGTGAAGGCAGAAGCCCGTTATTGGCAGTTGTTCACGGCGGAAGAAATGGGTCGCAAATGGACCCAGTTGTATGAAGAACTGCTGGAAGAAAAATCCCTGTCCTACGCCTAA
- a CDS encoding mannose-1-phosphate guanylyltransferase/mannose-6-phosphate isomerase has protein sequence MLIPVILSGGAGTRLWPVSREGHPKPFMTLPDGQSLLSKTYRRAAGLLDGWGDIVTVTNRDYYFQSKDHYQDARLERHRGHFLLEPMGRNTAPAIAAAALSLQALHGDEAIMVVMPADHLILHEDALKSAVEHAMTLAKAGHLVTFGVVPTAPETGFGYIETGAPLDDKGAAKVQRFVEKPDLQTATHYLESGNFLWNSGMFCFSIATLLAELHLHAPALLEQARACMAASAPVETGGCLQQELSPTHFAEITDISIDYALMERSDKVVVVPASFDWSDIGSWGAVAALVPADAQNNRASGDAIFIDSHNNFIQSEDRLVAAVGVDNLIIIDTADAVLVAHADRAQDVRRVARQLKDKKHEAYRLHRTVSRPWGTYTVLEEGPRFKIKRIVVKPGAKLSLQMHHHRNEHWVVVEGMAKVTNNGSGSHLVAKNESTFIAAGHRHRLENPGVIDLVIIEVQSGEYLGEDDIVRFEDQYGRTV, from the coding sequence ATGCTGATTCCCGTGATTCTCTCCGGCGGTGCCGGGACCCGTTTGTGGCCTGTGTCCCGTGAAGGCCATCCCAAGCCGTTCATGACCCTGCCCGACGGTCAGTCGCTGCTGAGTAAAACTTATCGGCGTGCAGCCGGTTTGCTCGATGGCTGGGGCGATATCGTCACGGTGACCAACCGCGACTATTACTTCCAGAGCAAGGATCACTATCAGGATGCGCGCCTGGAGCGCCATCGCGGGCATTTCCTGCTCGAGCCGATGGGCCGCAATACAGCCCCGGCCATCGCGGCAGCGGCCCTTTCGCTACAAGCCCTGCACGGCGACGAAGCGATCATGGTGGTGATGCCCGCCGACCATCTGATCCTCCACGAAGACGCGTTGAAGAGCGCGGTCGAGCACGCCATGACGCTGGCCAAGGCCGGTCATCTGGTGACCTTCGGCGTCGTGCCGACAGCCCCGGAAACCGGCTTTGGCTACATCGAAACCGGTGCGCCGCTGGACGACAAAGGCGCCGCCAAGGTGCAGCGCTTCGTTGAAAAACCTGATTTGCAAACCGCCACGCATTATCTGGAGAGCGGCAATTTCCTGTGGAATTCGGGGATGTTCTGCTTCTCGATCGCCACGCTGCTGGCCGAGTTGCACCTTCACGCCCCCGCACTGCTTGAACAGGCTCGGGCCTGCATGGCGGCCAGTGCGCCGGTGGAAACCGGTGGTTGCCTGCAACAGGAACTGTCGCCAACGCACTTCGCCGAAATCACCGACATCTCCATCGACTACGCCTTGATGGAACGCTCCGACAAAGTGGTCGTGGTGCCAGCCTCTTTCGACTGGAGCGACATCGGTTCCTGGGGCGCCGTGGCGGCGCTGGTGCCGGCCGATGCACAGAACAATCGCGCCAGCGGCGATGCGATCTTCATCGACAGCCACAACAACTTCATCCAGAGCGAAGACCGGTTGGTGGCCGCAGTGGGTGTGGATAACCTGATCATCATCGACACTGCCGACGCGGTGCTGGTGGCCCACGCCGACCGCGCCCAGGATGTGCGCCGGGTAGCCCGGCAGCTCAAGGACAAAAAACACGAAGCCTATCGCCTGCACCGCACAGTCAGCCGACCTTGGGGCACTTACACCGTGCTCGAGGAAGGTCCGCGGTTCAAGATCAAACGTATCGTGGTCAAACCCGGTGCCAAGTTGTCGTTGCAGATGCACCACCACCGCAACGAACACTGGGTGGTAGTCGAAGGCATGGCCAAGGTCACCAACAACGGTTCCGGGTCGCACCTGGTGGCCAAGAACGAGTCGACGTTCATTGCCGCCGGGCACAGGCACCGCCTGGAAAACCCCGGCGTGATCGACCTGGTGATCATTGAAGTGCAAAGCGGTGAATACCTGGGGGAGGACGATATCGTTCGCTTCGAAGACCAATACGGCAGGACGGTTTGA
- the gmd gene encoding GDP-mannose 4,6-dehydratase — protein sequence MTKSALITGITGQDGAYLAKLLLDKGYKVHGLVARRSSDSRWRLRETGIEGDIVYLDGDMADACSVQRAVIKSAPDEVYNLAAQSFVAASWDQPVTTGIVDGLGVTHLLEAIRQFSPHTRFYQASTSEMFGLIQAEQQDENTPFYPRSPYGVAKLYGHWITVNYRESFNLHASSGILFNHESPLRGIEFVTRKVTDAAARIKLGKQQELRLGNIDAKRDWGFAGDYVEAMWLMLQQDKPDDYVVATGVTTTVREMCRIAFDHIGLNYRDYVKIDSAFFRPAEVEVLLGNPAKAMRVLGWKPKTDLDTLIRMMMDADMKRVAKE from the coding sequence ATGACAAAAAGTGCACTGATCACAGGAATTACCGGCCAGGACGGCGCGTATCTGGCCAAACTGTTGCTCGACAAGGGTTACAAGGTTCACGGCCTGGTGGCGCGGCGCAGCAGCGATTCGCGTTGGCGGCTGCGCGAGACGGGGATCGAGGGCGATATCGTCTATCTGGACGGCGACATGGCCGATGCCTGCTCGGTGCAGCGCGCGGTGATCAAGTCGGCGCCGGACGAGGTCTATAACCTGGCAGCGCAAAGCTTTGTCGCCGCCTCCTGGGATCAACCGGTGACCACTGGCATCGTCGACGGCCTGGGCGTGACCCATCTGCTCGAAGCAATCCGCCAGTTCAGTCCGCACACCCGCTTCTATCAAGCGTCCACCAGTGAAATGTTCGGCTTGATTCAAGCCGAACAACAGGACGAAAACACGCCGTTTTACCCGCGCAGCCCGTACGGCGTGGCCAAGCTCTACGGCCACTGGATCACCGTGAACTACCGCGAAAGCTTCAACCTGCACGCCAGCAGCGGGATCCTGTTCAACCACGAATCGCCGCTGCGCGGCATCGAGTTCGTGACCCGTAAGGTTACCGACGCCGCCGCTCGCATCAAACTGGGCAAACAGCAGGAGCTGCGCCTGGGCAACATCGACGCGAAACGCGATTGGGGATTCGCCGGCGACTACGTCGAAGCCATGTGGCTAATGCTGCAACAAGACAAGCCTGACGATTACGTGGTCGCCACCGGCGTGACCACCACCGTGCGCGAAATGTGCCGCATCGCTTTCGATCACATCGGCCTCAACTACCGCGACTACGTGAAGATCGACTCGGCATTTTTCCGTCCGGCCGAGGTAGAGGTGCTGCTTGGTAACCCGGCCAAGGCCATGCGCGTTCTGGGTTGGAAGCCAAAAACAGATCTGGACACCTTGATCCGCATGATGATGGATGCGGACATGAAACGCGTTGCCAAGGAGTAG
- a CDS encoding glycosyltransferase family 4 protein codes for MRIALNARILQAPRTGIGHYVAELVNALAGEPDVELSLFHGWGWSSSLPDAAMPGYSRLTPLLRQIPGAYQARRWLTQKRFDQGRAQAIDLYHEPSLWPLSFDGPTVITLHDLTHLHYPETQPPARLREIERRLADGVQQAQLILTDSQCIADEAQAHFALPAERFVVAPLGVAARFHPREPEAIDAVLKAHGVEMREYFLCVGTLEPRKNLTLALRAHAQLPEALRQRFPLLIVGMAGWQREQFSDELRQALANGHVCLLGYLPDEQVAQLLAGARALIFPSLYEGFGLPVLEAMASSTPVILTRRSAMPEVAGVAGNYIEPDDPNSLRDAMRRLIDDQTHWQGCSDAGLQQARLFSWERCAKVTARAYRQAMGG; via the coding sequence ATGCGAATTGCCCTTAACGCACGAATCCTCCAGGCCCCGCGCACCGGTATCGGCCATTACGTTGCCGAACTGGTGAATGCCCTGGCCGGTGAGCCGGATGTTGAATTGTCGTTGTTCCATGGCTGGGGCTGGAGCTCTTCGCTACCCGATGCCGCCATGCCGGGTTACTCGCGACTGACGCCATTGTTGCGGCAGATACCAGGGGCGTATCAGGCTCGGCGCTGGCTGACGCAGAAACGCTTTGATCAAGGCCGCGCCCAGGCGATCGACCTTTATCACGAACCCAGTCTGTGGCCATTGTCGTTCGACGGCCCGACGGTCATCACCCTGCATGACCTGACGCACTTGCACTATCCCGAGACGCAACCGCCGGCGCGCCTGCGAGAAATCGAGCGGCGACTGGCCGATGGCGTGCAACAGGCGCAGCTGATTCTCACCGATTCGCAGTGCATCGCCGACGAAGCTCAGGCCCATTTCGCCCTGCCAGCCGAGCGTTTTGTGGTCGCACCGTTGGGCGTGGCGGCACGTTTCCACCCCCGCGAACCCGAGGCCATCGATGCCGTGCTCAAGGCCCACGGGGTTGAAATGCGGGAATATTTTCTCTGTGTCGGCACCCTGGAGCCACGCAAGAACCTGACCCTGGCCCTGCGCGCTCACGCCCAACTGCCGGAAGCGCTGCGCCAGCGTTTTCCGCTATTGATCGTCGGCATGGCCGGCTGGCAGCGCGAACAGTTCAGCGATGAGCTGCGCCAGGCATTGGCCAATGGTCATGTGTGTTTGCTCGGCTATCTGCCCGACGAGCAAGTCGCGCAGCTGTTGGCGGGCGCCCGGGCGCTGATTTTCCCGTCGCTCTACGAAGGCTTCGGCCTGCCGGTGCTGGAGGCCATGGCCAGCAGCACGCCGGTCATCCTGACCCGACGTTCGGCCATGCCCGAAGTCGCAGGTGTTGCGGGCAACTATATTGAACCTGACGATCCGAACAGCCTGCGCGATGCCATGCGCCGTCTGATCGACGACCAAACACATTGGCAGGGATGCTCGGACGCCGGATTGCAACAGGCAAGGCTTTTTTCCTGGGAACGTTGCGCAAAGGTCACGGCCCGCGCCTACCGCCAGGCTATGGGAGGTTGA
- a CDS encoding ABC transporter ATP-binding protein produces MGHIRVTGLGKAYKQYPTRWSRLAEWLIPFSPIRHRQHWVLQDVAFEIAPGEAVGIVGVNGAGKSTLLKMITGTTQPTCGQIQLEGRVAALLELGMGFHPDFTGRQNAIMAGQLLGMQVEEIETLMPQIEHFAEIGEAIDHPVRTYSSGMQMRLAFSVATARRPDILIVDEALSVGDAYFQHKSFERIRSFRKAGTTLLIVSHDRSAIQSICDSAILLENGHMAMHGKPEAVMDYYNALLAEREGQTVRQEMLADGQVQTVSGTGEAGILSVRMLDEREHAIDAAEVGQPVVLEVQVEVRQDIERLVLGFMIKDRLGQAMYGINTHRQDLALTDLQAGERVTYRFAFVMGLGKGNYSVALSLSRLDSHLDRNFEWRDYGLVFHVINNRHEDFVGCSWLGAKTTITRAAESIVSENTP; encoded by the coding sequence ATGGGGCACATACGCGTGACCGGCCTGGGCAAGGCCTACAAGCAATACCCCACGCGCTGGAGCCGACTGGCCGAGTGGCTGATCCCGTTTTCGCCGATCCGTCATCGCCAGCACTGGGTGCTGCAAGACGTGGCATTCGAGATCGCTCCCGGTGAAGCGGTGGGCATCGTCGGAGTCAACGGCGCCGGCAAAAGTACCTTGCTGAAAATGATCACCGGCACCACCCAACCCACCTGTGGGCAGATTCAGCTCGAAGGCCGCGTCGCCGCCCTGCTGGAACTGGGCATGGGTTTTCACCCGGATTTCACCGGCCGGCAGAACGCGATCATGGCCGGGCAATTGCTGGGCATGCAGGTCGAAGAAATCGAAACCCTGATGCCGCAAATCGAACACTTCGCGGAAATCGGCGAAGCCATCGACCACCCGGTGCGCACCTACTCCAGCGGCATGCAGATGCGCCTGGCGTTCAGCGTGGCCACCGCCCGCCGCCCGGACATCCTGATCGTCGACGAAGCGCTGTCGGTGGGCGACGCCTACTTCCAGCACAAGAGCTTTGAACGCATCCGCAGCTTCCGCAAGGCCGGCACCACATTGCTGATCGTGTCCCACGACCGCTCGGCAATTCAGTCGATCTGCGACTCGGCGATCCTCCTGGAAAACGGCCACATGGCCATGCACGGCAAGCCCGAAGCCGTCATGGACTACTACAACGCCCTGCTTGCCGAGCGTGAAGGCCAGACGGTGCGTCAGGAAATGCTCGCGGACGGCCAGGTGCAAACCGTTTCCGGCACCGGTGAAGCCGGGATCCTCAGCGTGCGCATGCTCGATGAGCGCGAGCACGCCATCGATGCCGCCGAAGTCGGCCAGCCGGTGGTGCTTGAGGTGCAAGTCGAAGTGCGCCAGGACATCGAACGCCTGGTGCTGGGTTTCATGATCAAGGATCGGCTGGGCCAGGCCATGTACGGCATCAATACCCATCGTCAGGACCTCGCCCTCACCGATCTGCAGGCCGGCGAACGGGTGACCTACCGCTTTGCCTTCGTCATGGGCCTGGGCAAGGGCAACTATTCCGTGGCCCTGAGCCTGTCGCGGCTGGACTCGCACCTGGACCGCAATTTCGAGTGGCGCGACTACGGCTTGGTGTTCCACGTGATCAACAACCGACACGAAGACTTCGTCGGTTGCTCGTGGCTGGGGGCAAAAACCACCATCACGCGCGCAGCCGAATCGATTGTCTCGGAGAACACGCCATGA